One Burkholderia sp. PAMC 26561 genomic window carries:
- a CDS encoding N-acetylmuramoyl-L-alanine amidase, translated as MSRKLLIKPFHSIESTATASHNWRRRQVLRAGASTIALALLGPKLAYASSVLGVRVWPARDYTRVTIESDQPLQNNQQLLQGPDRLVVDLNGLDLDQELKDLVSKITPNDPQIQSVRIGQYQPHVVRMVFDLKGAVKPQVFTLTPIGSYKYRLVFDLYPAVAPDPLMDLLAQSEHKQQAIDQSNPNPTQPPATLSGPATAPKSNAPDNTDEFFQKYAQANDLPRAPSPAPVVPSAPAVPLARPRPTIKPAPPTAIAKDDSSDSTTSDDYGFANPKSSKGGTTRLLTVAIDPGHGGEDPGAIGGGGTYEKHIALDIAKKLRAKIDAQPNMRAMMTRDNDFFVPLNVRVQKARRVGADLFVSIHADAFTTPSARGSSVFALSDHGASSAAARWMANKENSSDSIGGINVTTQDASVNRALFDMSTTAQIRDSMRYGNFVLNEIGDINKLHKGSVEQAGFAVLKAPDIPSILVETAFISNPEEEQRLNDDAYRDKMANAIMKGIKRYFAANPPLAKSRMT; from the coding sequence ATGTCTCGAAAGTTGTTGATCAAGCCGTTTCATTCGATCGAATCGACCGCCACCGCGTCGCACAACTGGCGCCGGCGCCAGGTGCTGCGCGCAGGGGCATCGACCATTGCGCTTGCATTGCTTGGGCCAAAGCTCGCATACGCGAGTTCGGTGCTCGGCGTGCGCGTGTGGCCCGCTCGCGATTACACCCGCGTGACGATCGAGTCGGATCAACCGCTGCAAAACAATCAGCAATTGCTGCAGGGGCCGGACCGGCTCGTGGTCGACCTGAACGGACTGGATCTCGATCAGGAACTGAAAGACCTGGTCTCGAAGATCACGCCGAACGATCCGCAGATCCAGTCGGTGCGTATCGGGCAATATCAGCCGCATGTCGTGCGCATGGTGTTCGACCTGAAGGGCGCGGTGAAACCGCAGGTGTTCACGCTGACGCCTATTGGCAGCTATAAGTATCGGCTGGTCTTCGATTTGTATCCGGCTGTCGCGCCCGATCCGCTGATGGATCTGCTCGCGCAGTCCGAGCACAAGCAGCAGGCTATCGACCAGAGCAACCCGAATCCAACTCAGCCGCCCGCTACGCTGAGCGGTCCGGCAACGGCGCCCAAGTCGAACGCGCCGGACAACACCGACGAGTTTTTCCAGAAGTACGCGCAGGCCAATGACTTGCCGCGTGCGCCATCGCCCGCGCCGGTCGTGCCCTCAGCGCCGGCCGTCCCTCTCGCCAGGCCGCGACCGACGATCAAACCCGCGCCGCCGACGGCCATCGCCAAAGATGACTCGTCCGACAGCACTACCAGCGACGACTACGGCTTCGCCAATCCGAAAAGCAGCAAAGGCGGCACGACGCGCCTGCTCACGGTTGCGATCGACCCGGGTCATGGCGGCGAGGATCCGGGCGCAATCGGCGGCGGCGGCACGTACGAAAAACATATCGCGCTCGATATCGCCAAGAAACTGCGCGCCAAGATCGATGCCCAGCCGAACATGCGCGCCATGATGACGCGCGACAACGACTTCTTCGTGCCGCTCAACGTGCGTGTGCAGAAGGCGCGCCGCGTGGGCGCGGACCTGTTTGTATCGATTCACGCCGATGCGTTCACCACGCCATCCGCGCGTGGGTCGTCCGTGTTTGCGTTATCCGATCATGGCGCATCGAGCGCGGCTGCACGATGGATGGCGAACAAGGAGAACTCGTCGGATTCCATTGGCGGCATCAACGTGACAACCCAGGATGCAAGCGTCAACCGCGCGCTCTTCGACATGTCCACGACTGCCCAGATCCGCGATTCCATGCGCTATGGCAATTTCGTGCTCAACGAGATCGGCGATATCAACAAGCTGCACAAGGGCTCGGTGGAGCAAGCCGGCTTCGCCGTACTGAAGGCGCCGGATATTCCGTCCATTCTTGTGGAAACCGCGTTCATCAGTAACCCGGAAGAAGAGCAGCGCCTGAACGACGACGCGTATCGCGACAAGATGGCCAACGCGATCATGAAAGGCATCAAGCGATATTTCGCGGCGAACCCGCCCTTGGCGAAGAGCCGGATGACCTGA
- a CDS encoding EamA family transporter: protein MSPRDLLSALIVILAWGVNFVVIKVGLHGVPPMLLGALRFSLVAVPAVFFVKRPAVPFLWVFAYGATISLGQFVLLFYAMSVGMPAGLASLVLQAQAFFTLIFAAMILGEQVRGPNILGLLIAACGLAVIGMQAGHAMTVAGFLLTVAASAMWGIGNVITKRMGKVDLLSLVVWASLVPPLPFLALSLVMEGPARIKASLAAISTTSVLAIVYLAFIATMLGYTLWGKLLGRYPASQVAPFSLLVPIVGLASAALLLDEGLSSMQFVGAVLVMAGLVVNVFGGWLRQRLMPAR, encoded by the coding sequence GTGTCGCCAAGGGATTTGTTGTCCGCGCTGATCGTGATTCTTGCCTGGGGCGTGAATTTCGTCGTGATCAAGGTCGGTTTGCACGGCGTGCCGCCCATGCTGCTTGGGGCGTTGCGATTCTCGCTGGTGGCGGTGCCGGCGGTGTTTTTCGTCAAGCGCCCGGCCGTTCCCTTTCTATGGGTATTCGCATACGGCGCGACCATCTCGCTTGGTCAGTTCGTGCTGCTCTTCTACGCAATGTCCGTGGGCATGCCTGCGGGTCTCGCCTCGCTCGTCTTGCAGGCGCAGGCGTTTTTCACGCTGATCTTCGCGGCCATGATCCTGGGCGAGCAGGTTCGCGGGCCGAACATATTGGGCTTGCTGATTGCCGCGTGCGGGCTCGCCGTGATCGGCATGCAGGCGGGTCACGCCATGACCGTCGCGGGCTTTCTGCTGACGGTGGCGGCATCGGCAATGTGGGGAATCGGAAACGTGATTACCAAGCGCATGGGCAAGGTCGACTTGCTGTCGCTTGTCGTGTGGGCGAGCCTCGTGCCGCCGCTGCCGTTCCTGGCCTTGTCATTGGTGATGGAAGGGCCGGCGCGCATCAAGGCAAGCCTCGCGGCCATTTCCACGACGTCGGTTCTCGCGATCGTGTATCTGGCGTTTATCGCGACGATGCTCGGCTACACGCTGTGGGGAAAGCTGCTGGGGCGTTATCCGGCGAGTCAGGTGGCGCCGTTCTCGCTGCTCGTGCCCATTGTGGGACTGGCGTCGGCCGCACTGCTGCTCGACGAAGGACTGAGCTCCATGCAGTTTGTCGGCGCGGTCCTGGTTATGGCCGGGCTGGTCGTGAATGTGTTCGGTGGATGGTTGAGGCAACGGTTGATGCCGGCGCGCTGA
- a CDS encoding pirin family protein — MSSTIEAFLKPHQHDVGNLTVRRVLPALAVRTVGPFIFFDHIGPATLVPGVGLDVRPHPHIGLATVTYLFEGAIMHRDSLGSLQKISPGDVNWMTAGRGIVHSERTPDEERAAGQTMHGIQTWIGLPVDAEEVAPSFEHHPAATLPLVERNGVRLRVIAGSAFGETAPTTTFSPTLYVAAEFTPDSAVTLDTEHEERGVYLLEGDLTIDGDEVPAGQMAVLKNGFSADLRSTNGAIAMLLGGAPLDGTRFIEWNFVSSSKEKIAAAKHAWSEQRMGHVPGETEFIPLPAPRHENNAPEA, encoded by the coding sequence ATGTCTTCCACAATCGAAGCGTTTCTCAAGCCACACCAGCACGACGTCGGCAACCTTACAGTGCGGCGCGTGTTGCCCGCGCTAGCTGTCCGCACGGTCGGGCCGTTCATCTTCTTCGACCATATTGGTCCCGCAACGCTCGTGCCCGGCGTGGGGCTCGACGTCCGGCCGCATCCGCACATCGGGCTTGCGACGGTGACGTATCTGTTCGAGGGCGCGATCATGCATCGCGACAGCCTCGGTTCCTTGCAGAAGATCTCGCCCGGGGACGTGAACTGGATGACGGCGGGACGGGGTATCGTGCATTCGGAACGCACGCCGGACGAAGAACGCGCCGCAGGCCAGACCATGCACGGCATCCAGACGTGGATCGGCCTCCCGGTCGATGCCGAAGAGGTGGCGCCCTCGTTCGAGCATCATCCGGCCGCGACCCTTCCGCTAGTCGAACGCAACGGCGTGCGCTTGCGGGTGATCGCGGGCAGCGCTTTCGGCGAAACGGCGCCGACCACCACCTTCTCGCCGACGTTGTACGTCGCAGCAGAATTCACCCCGGACAGCGCCGTGACGCTCGATACAGAGCACGAAGAGCGCGGTGTGTATTTACTGGAAGGCGACCTCACCATCGACGGCGACGAAGTGCCGGCGGGCCAGATGGCCGTGCTGAAGAACGGATTTTCCGCCGACCTGCGCAGTACGAATGGCGCCATCGCCATGTTGCTGGGTGGCGCGCCGCTCGACGGCACGCGCTTCATCGAATGGAATTTCGTCTCGAGTTCGAAGGAGAAGATCGCAGCCGCGAAGCACGCGTGGAGCGAGCAGCGCATGGGGCATGTGCCTGGCGAGACGGAGTTCATTCCGTTGCCAGCACCGCGCCACGAGAACAATGCGCCGGAAGCGTGA